One window from the genome of Malus domestica chromosome 01, GDT2T_hap1 encodes:
- the LOC103435718 gene encoding ribulose-1,5 bisphosphate carboxylase/oxygenase large subunit N-methyltransferase, chloroplastic isoform X8, with amino-acid sequence MLNIRWLPRRQHLSLSYTLNTKLNFHSLSQPKVDEFDDFLPWLKRKAGADISSALSIGKSAYGTSLFASKSITAGDCVLKVPYSVQLASDNLVPELKDLLSDEVGDAAKLAAVVLLEQRMGNDSGWAPYIRRLPCPEEMHCTIFWSDDELELIRQSSVYQETINQRSQIEKEFLAIRMALKNFPEMFKSITYKDFMHTYGLVTSRAWGSTKGYSLVLIRYGKFSNATLLLDFGFTHSYNIHDQVQIQGNIPHDDVLREMKWELLKRHHRPISNDVNCFDSSMDSFTIKEVRSGSGKGKGIPQSLRAFARVLCCTSPQELSDLAKEAAEHDGRLARRPLTNSSREIKAHQMLVSKLTRLAEDYDASIMSLGLVSSPITCGRLHIRRQMARDLLNGELRILKSASAWLRNYCDP; translated from the exons ATGCTAAATATCCGCTGGCTTCCCCGCCGTCAACATCTCAGCCTCTCTTACACTCTAAACACCAAGCTCAACTTCCACTCCTTGTCCCAACCCAAG GTCGACGAATTCGATGACTTCTTGCCGTGGCTGAAGCGGAAGGCCGGCGCAGATATTTCGTCAGCGCTTTCGATTGGGAAATCGGCGTACGGAACGTCTCTGTTTGCTTCAAAGAGTATAACGGCTGGAGACTGCGTTTTGAAGGTTCCGTACAGCGTG CAACTAGCTTCGGATAATCTCGTTCCAGAACTGAAAGATTTGTTGAGTGATGAAGTTGGCGATGCTGCAAAGCTTGCCGCTGTCGTTTTGTTAGAGCAGAGAATGGGCAAT GATTCCGGGTGGGCCCCTTACATCCGCCGGCTTCCTTGCCCGGAGGAGATGCATTGCACG ATATTTTGGAGTGACGATGAGTTGGAGCTGATTCGCCAAAGCTCTGTATATCAGGAAACAATTAACCAAAGATCTCAAATCGAAAAGGAATTTTTGGCAATTAGGATG GCTCTCAAGAACTTCCCTGAAATGTTCAAAAGTATCACCTATAAGGATTTCATGCACACTTATGGTTTAG TTACTTCTCGAGCATGGGGAAGCACGAAGGGTTATTCCCTG GTACTGATAAGATacggaaaattttcaaatgctaCCCTGCTGCTGGACTTTGGGTTCACACATTCATACAACATTCACGACCAG GTCCAGATCCAGGGCAATATACCTCATGATGATGTACTTCGTGAAATGAAgtgggaacttttgaagagacatCACAGACCAATCAGTAATGATGTCAATTGTTTCGACTCTTCAATGGACTCTTTCACTATCAA GGAAGTTAGGTCTGGTAGTGGAAAAGGGAAAGGTATTCCACAGTCACTTCGTGCATTTGCTCGTGTTCTATGTTGCACCTCTCCTCAAG AACTTAGTGACCTGGCCAAGGAAGCTGCAGAACATGATGGTCGATTGGCTCGACGTCCTTTAACAAACAGCAGCAGAGAGATTAAAGCACATCAGATGTTGGTATCAAAATTAACCCGATTAGCTGAGGATTATGATGCATCTATCATG TCTTTGGGACTTGTAAGTTCTCCCATTACATGCGGAAGACTTCATATCCGGAGGCAAATGGCTCGGGATCTCCTCAATGGTGAACTTCGTATCCTCAAATCTGCTTCTGCGTGGCTAAGAAACTACTGCGACCCTTGA
- the LOC103435718 gene encoding uncharacterized protein isoform X1, protein MLNIRWLPRRQHLSLSYTLNTKLNFHSLSQPKVDEFDDFLPWLKRKAGADISSALSIGKSAYGTSLFASKSITAGDCVLKVPYSVQLASDNLVPELKDLLSDEVGDAAKLAAVVLLEQRMGNVDCCSSLIYYVVERFSLWSLRFLFMQDSGWAPYIRRLPCPEEMHCTIFWSDDELELIRQSSVYQETINQRSQIEKEFLAIRMAYFQALKNFPEMFKSITYKDFMHTYGLVTSRAWGSTKGYSLIPFADFLNHDGTSESIVLSDDDKQFSEVIADRSYAPGEQVLIRYGKFSNATLLLDFGFTHSYNIHDQVQIQGNIPHDDVLREMKWELLKRHHRPISNDVNCFDSSMDSFTIKEVRSGSGKGKGIPQSLRAFARVLCCTSPQELSDLAKEAAEHDGRLARRPLTNSSREIKAHQMLVSKLTRLAEDYDASIMSLGLVSSPITCGRLHIRRQMARDLLNGELRILKSASAWLRNYCDP, encoded by the exons ATGCTAAATATCCGCTGGCTTCCCCGCCGTCAACATCTCAGCCTCTCTTACACTCTAAACACCAAGCTCAACTTCCACTCCTTGTCCCAACCCAAG GTCGACGAATTCGATGACTTCTTGCCGTGGCTGAAGCGGAAGGCCGGCGCAGATATTTCGTCAGCGCTTTCGATTGGGAAATCGGCGTACGGAACGTCTCTGTTTGCTTCAAAGAGTATAACGGCTGGAGACTGCGTTTTGAAGGTTCCGTACAGCGTG CAACTAGCTTCGGATAATCTCGTTCCAGAACTGAAAGATTTGTTGAGTGATGAAGTTGGCGATGCTGCAAAGCTTGCCGCTGTCGTTTTGTTAGAGCAGAGAATGGGCAATGTAGATTGCTGTTCTAGTTTAATTTACTATGTTGTGGAAAGATTTTCTCTGTGGAGTTTGAGGTTTTTGTTTATGCAGGATTCCGGGTGGGCCCCTTACATCCGCCGGCTTCCTTGCCCGGAGGAGATGCATTGCACG ATATTTTGGAGTGACGATGAGTTGGAGCTGATTCGCCAAAGCTCTGTATATCAGGAAACAATTAACCAAAGATCTCAAATCGAAAAGGAATTTTTGGCAATTAGGATG GCATATTTTCAGGCTCTCAAGAACTTCCCTGAAATGTTCAAAAGTATCACCTATAAGGATTTCATGCACACTTATGGTTTAG TTACTTCTCGAGCATGGGGAAGCACGAAGGGTTATTCCCTG aTCCCATTTGCTGATTTTTTGAATCATGACGGGACTTCGGAATCAATTGTGTTGAGTGATGACGACAAACAGTTCTCAGAg GTCATTGCTGACCGCAGTTATGCTCCTGGTGAACAG GTACTGATAAGATacggaaaattttcaaatgctaCCCTGCTGCTGGACTTTGGGTTCACACATTCATACAACATTCACGACCAG GTCCAGATCCAGGGCAATATACCTCATGATGATGTACTTCGTGAAATGAAgtgggaacttttgaagagacatCACAGACCAATCAGTAATGATGTCAATTGTTTCGACTCTTCAATGGACTCTTTCACTATCAA GGAAGTTAGGTCTGGTAGTGGAAAAGGGAAAGGTATTCCACAGTCACTTCGTGCATTTGCTCGTGTTCTATGTTGCACCTCTCCTCAAG AACTTAGTGACCTGGCCAAGGAAGCTGCAGAACATGATGGTCGATTGGCTCGACGTCCTTTAACAAACAGCAGCAGAGAGATTAAAGCACATCAGATGTTGGTATCAAAATTAACCCGATTAGCTGAGGATTATGATGCATCTATCATG TCTTTGGGACTTGTAAGTTCTCCCATTACATGCGGAAGACTTCATATCCGGAGGCAAATGGCTCGGGATCTCCTCAATGGTGAACTTCGTATCCTCAAATCTGCTTCTGCGTGGCTAAGAAACTACTGCGACCCTTGA
- the LOC103435718 gene encoding uncharacterized protein isoform X2, which translates to MLNIRWLPRRQHLSLSYTLNTKLNFHSLSQPKVDEFDDFLPWLKRKAGADISSALSIGKSAYGTSLFASKSITAGDCVLKVPYSVQLASDNLVPELKDLLSDEVGDAAKLAAVVLLEQRMGNVDCCSSLIYYVVERFSLWSLRFLFMQDSGWAPYIRRLPCPEEMHCTIFWSDDELELIRQSSVYQETINQRSQIEKEFLAIRMALKNFPEMFKSITYKDFMHTYGLVTSRAWGSTKGYSLIPFADFLNHDGTSESIVLSDDDKQFSEVIADRSYAPGEQVLIRYGKFSNATLLLDFGFTHSYNIHDQVQIQGNIPHDDVLREMKWELLKRHHRPISNDVNCFDSSMDSFTIKEVRSGSGKGKGIPQSLRAFARVLCCTSPQELSDLAKEAAEHDGRLARRPLTNSSREIKAHQMLVSKLTRLAEDYDASIMSLGLVSSPITCGRLHIRRQMARDLLNGELRILKSASAWLRNYCDP; encoded by the exons ATGCTAAATATCCGCTGGCTTCCCCGCCGTCAACATCTCAGCCTCTCTTACACTCTAAACACCAAGCTCAACTTCCACTCCTTGTCCCAACCCAAG GTCGACGAATTCGATGACTTCTTGCCGTGGCTGAAGCGGAAGGCCGGCGCAGATATTTCGTCAGCGCTTTCGATTGGGAAATCGGCGTACGGAACGTCTCTGTTTGCTTCAAAGAGTATAACGGCTGGAGACTGCGTTTTGAAGGTTCCGTACAGCGTG CAACTAGCTTCGGATAATCTCGTTCCAGAACTGAAAGATTTGTTGAGTGATGAAGTTGGCGATGCTGCAAAGCTTGCCGCTGTCGTTTTGTTAGAGCAGAGAATGGGCAATGTAGATTGCTGTTCTAGTTTAATTTACTATGTTGTGGAAAGATTTTCTCTGTGGAGTTTGAGGTTTTTGTTTATGCAGGATTCCGGGTGGGCCCCTTACATCCGCCGGCTTCCTTGCCCGGAGGAGATGCATTGCACG ATATTTTGGAGTGACGATGAGTTGGAGCTGATTCGCCAAAGCTCTGTATATCAGGAAACAATTAACCAAAGATCTCAAATCGAAAAGGAATTTTTGGCAATTAGGATG GCTCTCAAGAACTTCCCTGAAATGTTCAAAAGTATCACCTATAAGGATTTCATGCACACTTATGGTTTAG TTACTTCTCGAGCATGGGGAAGCACGAAGGGTTATTCCCTG aTCCCATTTGCTGATTTTTTGAATCATGACGGGACTTCGGAATCAATTGTGTTGAGTGATGACGACAAACAGTTCTCAGAg GTCATTGCTGACCGCAGTTATGCTCCTGGTGAACAG GTACTGATAAGATacggaaaattttcaaatgctaCCCTGCTGCTGGACTTTGGGTTCACACATTCATACAACATTCACGACCAG GTCCAGATCCAGGGCAATATACCTCATGATGATGTACTTCGTGAAATGAAgtgggaacttttgaagagacatCACAGACCAATCAGTAATGATGTCAATTGTTTCGACTCTTCAATGGACTCTTTCACTATCAA GGAAGTTAGGTCTGGTAGTGGAAAAGGGAAAGGTATTCCACAGTCACTTCGTGCATTTGCTCGTGTTCTATGTTGCACCTCTCCTCAAG AACTTAGTGACCTGGCCAAGGAAGCTGCAGAACATGATGGTCGATTGGCTCGACGTCCTTTAACAAACAGCAGCAGAGAGATTAAAGCACATCAGATGTTGGTATCAAAATTAACCCGATTAGCTGAGGATTATGATGCATCTATCATG TCTTTGGGACTTGTAAGTTCTCCCATTACATGCGGAAGACTTCATATCCGGAGGCAAATGGCTCGGGATCTCCTCAATGGTGAACTTCGTATCCTCAAATCTGCTTCTGCGTGGCTAAGAAACTACTGCGACCCTTGA
- the LOC103435718 gene encoding uncharacterized protein isoform X5, with product MLNIRWLPRRQHLSLSYTLNTKLNFHSLSQPKVDEFDDFLPWLKRKAGADISSALSIGKSAYGTSLFASKSITAGDCVLKVPYSVQLASDNLVPELKDLLSDEVGDAAKLAAVVLLEQRMGNVDCCSSLIYYVVERFSLWSLRFLFMQDSGWAPYIRRLPCPEEMHCTIFWSDDELELIRQSSVYQETINQRSQIEKEFLAIRMAYFQALKNFPEMFKSITYKDFMHTYGLVTSRAWGSTKGYSLVLIRYGKFSNATLLLDFGFTHSYNIHDQVQIQGNIPHDDVLREMKWELLKRHHRPISNDVNCFDSSMDSFTIKEVRSGSGKGKGIPQSLRAFARVLCCTSPQELSDLAKEAAEHDGRLARRPLTNSSREIKAHQMLVSKLTRLAEDYDASIMSLGLVSSPITCGRLHIRRQMARDLLNGELRILKSASAWLRNYCDP from the exons ATGCTAAATATCCGCTGGCTTCCCCGCCGTCAACATCTCAGCCTCTCTTACACTCTAAACACCAAGCTCAACTTCCACTCCTTGTCCCAACCCAAG GTCGACGAATTCGATGACTTCTTGCCGTGGCTGAAGCGGAAGGCCGGCGCAGATATTTCGTCAGCGCTTTCGATTGGGAAATCGGCGTACGGAACGTCTCTGTTTGCTTCAAAGAGTATAACGGCTGGAGACTGCGTTTTGAAGGTTCCGTACAGCGTG CAACTAGCTTCGGATAATCTCGTTCCAGAACTGAAAGATTTGTTGAGTGATGAAGTTGGCGATGCTGCAAAGCTTGCCGCTGTCGTTTTGTTAGAGCAGAGAATGGGCAATGTAGATTGCTGTTCTAGTTTAATTTACTATGTTGTGGAAAGATTTTCTCTGTGGAGTTTGAGGTTTTTGTTTATGCAGGATTCCGGGTGGGCCCCTTACATCCGCCGGCTTCCTTGCCCGGAGGAGATGCATTGCACG ATATTTTGGAGTGACGATGAGTTGGAGCTGATTCGCCAAAGCTCTGTATATCAGGAAACAATTAACCAAAGATCTCAAATCGAAAAGGAATTTTTGGCAATTAGGATG GCATATTTTCAGGCTCTCAAGAACTTCCCTGAAATGTTCAAAAGTATCACCTATAAGGATTTCATGCACACTTATGGTTTAG TTACTTCTCGAGCATGGGGAAGCACGAAGGGTTATTCCCTG GTACTGATAAGATacggaaaattttcaaatgctaCCCTGCTGCTGGACTTTGGGTTCACACATTCATACAACATTCACGACCAG GTCCAGATCCAGGGCAATATACCTCATGATGATGTACTTCGTGAAATGAAgtgggaacttttgaagagacatCACAGACCAATCAGTAATGATGTCAATTGTTTCGACTCTTCAATGGACTCTTTCACTATCAA GGAAGTTAGGTCTGGTAGTGGAAAAGGGAAAGGTATTCCACAGTCACTTCGTGCATTTGCTCGTGTTCTATGTTGCACCTCTCCTCAAG AACTTAGTGACCTGGCCAAGGAAGCTGCAGAACATGATGGTCGATTGGCTCGACGTCCTTTAACAAACAGCAGCAGAGAGATTAAAGCACATCAGATGTTGGTATCAAAATTAACCCGATTAGCTGAGGATTATGATGCATCTATCATG TCTTTGGGACTTGTAAGTTCTCCCATTACATGCGGAAGACTTCATATCCGGAGGCAAATGGCTCGGGATCTCCTCAATGGTGAACTTCGTATCCTCAAATCTGCTTCTGCGTGGCTAAGAAACTACTGCGACCCTTGA
- the LOC103435718 gene encoding uncharacterized protein isoform X3: MLNIRWLPRRQHLSLSYTLNTKLNFHSLSQPKVDEFDDFLPWLKRKAGADISSALSIGKSAYGTSLFASKSITAGDCVLKVPYSVQLASDNLVPELKDLLSDEVGDAAKLAAVVLLEQRMGNDSGWAPYIRRLPCPEEMHCTIFWSDDELELIRQSSVYQETINQRSQIEKEFLAIRMAYFQALKNFPEMFKSITYKDFMHTYGLVTSRAWGSTKGYSLIPFADFLNHDGTSESIVLSDDDKQFSEVIADRSYAPGEQVLIRYGKFSNATLLLDFGFTHSYNIHDQVQIQGNIPHDDVLREMKWELLKRHHRPISNDVNCFDSSMDSFTIKEVRSGSGKGKGIPQSLRAFARVLCCTSPQELSDLAKEAAEHDGRLARRPLTNSSREIKAHQMLVSKLTRLAEDYDASIMSLGLVSSPITCGRLHIRRQMARDLLNGELRILKSASAWLRNYCDP, translated from the exons ATGCTAAATATCCGCTGGCTTCCCCGCCGTCAACATCTCAGCCTCTCTTACACTCTAAACACCAAGCTCAACTTCCACTCCTTGTCCCAACCCAAG GTCGACGAATTCGATGACTTCTTGCCGTGGCTGAAGCGGAAGGCCGGCGCAGATATTTCGTCAGCGCTTTCGATTGGGAAATCGGCGTACGGAACGTCTCTGTTTGCTTCAAAGAGTATAACGGCTGGAGACTGCGTTTTGAAGGTTCCGTACAGCGTG CAACTAGCTTCGGATAATCTCGTTCCAGAACTGAAAGATTTGTTGAGTGATGAAGTTGGCGATGCTGCAAAGCTTGCCGCTGTCGTTTTGTTAGAGCAGAGAATGGGCAAT GATTCCGGGTGGGCCCCTTACATCCGCCGGCTTCCTTGCCCGGAGGAGATGCATTGCACG ATATTTTGGAGTGACGATGAGTTGGAGCTGATTCGCCAAAGCTCTGTATATCAGGAAACAATTAACCAAAGATCTCAAATCGAAAAGGAATTTTTGGCAATTAGGATG GCATATTTTCAGGCTCTCAAGAACTTCCCTGAAATGTTCAAAAGTATCACCTATAAGGATTTCATGCACACTTATGGTTTAG TTACTTCTCGAGCATGGGGAAGCACGAAGGGTTATTCCCTG aTCCCATTTGCTGATTTTTTGAATCATGACGGGACTTCGGAATCAATTGTGTTGAGTGATGACGACAAACAGTTCTCAGAg GTCATTGCTGACCGCAGTTATGCTCCTGGTGAACAG GTACTGATAAGATacggaaaattttcaaatgctaCCCTGCTGCTGGACTTTGGGTTCACACATTCATACAACATTCACGACCAG GTCCAGATCCAGGGCAATATACCTCATGATGATGTACTTCGTGAAATGAAgtgggaacttttgaagagacatCACAGACCAATCAGTAATGATGTCAATTGTTTCGACTCTTCAATGGACTCTTTCACTATCAA GGAAGTTAGGTCTGGTAGTGGAAAAGGGAAAGGTATTCCACAGTCACTTCGTGCATTTGCTCGTGTTCTATGTTGCACCTCTCCTCAAG AACTTAGTGACCTGGCCAAGGAAGCTGCAGAACATGATGGTCGATTGGCTCGACGTCCTTTAACAAACAGCAGCAGAGAGATTAAAGCACATCAGATGTTGGTATCAAAATTAACCCGATTAGCTGAGGATTATGATGCATCTATCATG TCTTTGGGACTTGTAAGTTCTCCCATTACATGCGGAAGACTTCATATCCGGAGGCAAATGGCTCGGGATCTCCTCAATGGTGAACTTCGTATCCTCAAATCTGCTTCTGCGTGGCTAAGAAACTACTGCGACCCTTGA
- the LOC103435718 gene encoding uncharacterized protein isoform X6, with protein sequence MLNIRWLPRRQHLSLSYTLNTKLNFHSLSQPKVDEFDDFLPWLKRKAGADISSALSIGKSAYGTSLFASKSITAGDCVLKVPYSVQLASDNLVPELKDLLSDEVGDAAKLAAVVLLEQRMGNVDCCSSLIYYVVERFSLWSLRFLFMQDSGWAPYIRRLPCPEEMHCTIFWSDDELELIRQSSVYQETINQRSQIEKEFLAIRMALKNFPEMFKSITYKDFMHTYGLVTSRAWGSTKGYSLVLIRYGKFSNATLLLDFGFTHSYNIHDQVQIQGNIPHDDVLREMKWELLKRHHRPISNDVNCFDSSMDSFTIKEVRSGSGKGKGIPQSLRAFARVLCCTSPQELSDLAKEAAEHDGRLARRPLTNSSREIKAHQMLVSKLTRLAEDYDASIMSLGLVSSPITCGRLHIRRQMARDLLNGELRILKSASAWLRNYCDP encoded by the exons ATGCTAAATATCCGCTGGCTTCCCCGCCGTCAACATCTCAGCCTCTCTTACACTCTAAACACCAAGCTCAACTTCCACTCCTTGTCCCAACCCAAG GTCGACGAATTCGATGACTTCTTGCCGTGGCTGAAGCGGAAGGCCGGCGCAGATATTTCGTCAGCGCTTTCGATTGGGAAATCGGCGTACGGAACGTCTCTGTTTGCTTCAAAGAGTATAACGGCTGGAGACTGCGTTTTGAAGGTTCCGTACAGCGTG CAACTAGCTTCGGATAATCTCGTTCCAGAACTGAAAGATTTGTTGAGTGATGAAGTTGGCGATGCTGCAAAGCTTGCCGCTGTCGTTTTGTTAGAGCAGAGAATGGGCAATGTAGATTGCTGTTCTAGTTTAATTTACTATGTTGTGGAAAGATTTTCTCTGTGGAGTTTGAGGTTTTTGTTTATGCAGGATTCCGGGTGGGCCCCTTACATCCGCCGGCTTCCTTGCCCGGAGGAGATGCATTGCACG ATATTTTGGAGTGACGATGAGTTGGAGCTGATTCGCCAAAGCTCTGTATATCAGGAAACAATTAACCAAAGATCTCAAATCGAAAAGGAATTTTTGGCAATTAGGATG GCTCTCAAGAACTTCCCTGAAATGTTCAAAAGTATCACCTATAAGGATTTCATGCACACTTATGGTTTAG TTACTTCTCGAGCATGGGGAAGCACGAAGGGTTATTCCCTG GTACTGATAAGATacggaaaattttcaaatgctaCCCTGCTGCTGGACTTTGGGTTCACACATTCATACAACATTCACGACCAG GTCCAGATCCAGGGCAATATACCTCATGATGATGTACTTCGTGAAATGAAgtgggaacttttgaagagacatCACAGACCAATCAGTAATGATGTCAATTGTTTCGACTCTTCAATGGACTCTTTCACTATCAA GGAAGTTAGGTCTGGTAGTGGAAAAGGGAAAGGTATTCCACAGTCACTTCGTGCATTTGCTCGTGTTCTATGTTGCACCTCTCCTCAAG AACTTAGTGACCTGGCCAAGGAAGCTGCAGAACATGATGGTCGATTGGCTCGACGTCCTTTAACAAACAGCAGCAGAGAGATTAAAGCACATCAGATGTTGGTATCAAAATTAACCCGATTAGCTGAGGATTATGATGCATCTATCATG TCTTTGGGACTTGTAAGTTCTCCCATTACATGCGGAAGACTTCATATCCGGAGGCAAATGGCTCGGGATCTCCTCAATGGTGAACTTCGTATCCTCAAATCTGCTTCTGCGTGGCTAAGAAACTACTGCGACCCTTGA
- the LOC103435718 gene encoding uncharacterized protein isoform X4 has translation MLNIRWLPRRQHLSLSYTLNTKLNFHSLSQPKVDEFDDFLPWLKRKAGADISSALSIGKSAYGTSLFASKSITAGDCVLKVPYSVQLASDNLVPELKDLLSDEVGDAAKLAAVVLLEQRMGNDSGWAPYIRRLPCPEEMHCTIFWSDDELELIRQSSVYQETINQRSQIEKEFLAIRMALKNFPEMFKSITYKDFMHTYGLVTSRAWGSTKGYSLIPFADFLNHDGTSESIVLSDDDKQFSEVIADRSYAPGEQVLIRYGKFSNATLLLDFGFTHSYNIHDQVQIQGNIPHDDVLREMKWELLKRHHRPISNDVNCFDSSMDSFTIKEVRSGSGKGKGIPQSLRAFARVLCCTSPQELSDLAKEAAEHDGRLARRPLTNSSREIKAHQMLVSKLTRLAEDYDASIMSLGLVSSPITCGRLHIRRQMARDLLNGELRILKSASAWLRNYCDP, from the exons ATGCTAAATATCCGCTGGCTTCCCCGCCGTCAACATCTCAGCCTCTCTTACACTCTAAACACCAAGCTCAACTTCCACTCCTTGTCCCAACCCAAG GTCGACGAATTCGATGACTTCTTGCCGTGGCTGAAGCGGAAGGCCGGCGCAGATATTTCGTCAGCGCTTTCGATTGGGAAATCGGCGTACGGAACGTCTCTGTTTGCTTCAAAGAGTATAACGGCTGGAGACTGCGTTTTGAAGGTTCCGTACAGCGTG CAACTAGCTTCGGATAATCTCGTTCCAGAACTGAAAGATTTGTTGAGTGATGAAGTTGGCGATGCTGCAAAGCTTGCCGCTGTCGTTTTGTTAGAGCAGAGAATGGGCAAT GATTCCGGGTGGGCCCCTTACATCCGCCGGCTTCCTTGCCCGGAGGAGATGCATTGCACG ATATTTTGGAGTGACGATGAGTTGGAGCTGATTCGCCAAAGCTCTGTATATCAGGAAACAATTAACCAAAGATCTCAAATCGAAAAGGAATTTTTGGCAATTAGGATG GCTCTCAAGAACTTCCCTGAAATGTTCAAAAGTATCACCTATAAGGATTTCATGCACACTTATGGTTTAG TTACTTCTCGAGCATGGGGAAGCACGAAGGGTTATTCCCTG aTCCCATTTGCTGATTTTTTGAATCATGACGGGACTTCGGAATCAATTGTGTTGAGTGATGACGACAAACAGTTCTCAGAg GTCATTGCTGACCGCAGTTATGCTCCTGGTGAACAG GTACTGATAAGATacggaaaattttcaaatgctaCCCTGCTGCTGGACTTTGGGTTCACACATTCATACAACATTCACGACCAG GTCCAGATCCAGGGCAATATACCTCATGATGATGTACTTCGTGAAATGAAgtgggaacttttgaagagacatCACAGACCAATCAGTAATGATGTCAATTGTTTCGACTCTTCAATGGACTCTTTCACTATCAA GGAAGTTAGGTCTGGTAGTGGAAAAGGGAAAGGTATTCCACAGTCACTTCGTGCATTTGCTCGTGTTCTATGTTGCACCTCTCCTCAAG AACTTAGTGACCTGGCCAAGGAAGCTGCAGAACATGATGGTCGATTGGCTCGACGTCCTTTAACAAACAGCAGCAGAGAGATTAAAGCACATCAGATGTTGGTATCAAAATTAACCCGATTAGCTGAGGATTATGATGCATCTATCATG TCTTTGGGACTTGTAAGTTCTCCCATTACATGCGGAAGACTTCATATCCGGAGGCAAATGGCTCGGGATCTCCTCAATGGTGAACTTCGTATCCTCAAATCTGCTTCTGCGTGGCTAAGAAACTACTGCGACCCTTGA